Within the Gemmatimonas aurantiaca genome, the region CCTGCTGCGTCGCCTGCGACTGAATCAGCTGCTCGAGCGTGGTGGGGTGCTGCAGGCCGTCGAACGTTCCGGCTCGCATCTCAATCCCGCCAAGGTCATCGCCAACCTGCTGTTCTGGGTGGTGATGTTTGCCGTGCTGCTCGTCGCGGCCAGTGCGATCGGTCTCGATTCGCTGGCCAATGTGTTCACGGAGCTCATGAGCTACATCCCGAGCGTGATCGCGGCGATCGTGATCATCATTCTCGGCATCGTGCTGGGCGGCTTCGTGGGTGGTCTCATCATGGCGTCGGCGGGCGGGCTGTATGGCGGTCCGTGGCTGGCGCGCGTGGGGCGTGGCGGCGTGATCGTCCTGGCCGTGTTCATGGCGCTGCAGGAGCTGGGTGTCGCCACGGACATCGTGACCACCGCGTTCGCCATCCTGTTCGGCGCGGTGGCGCTGGCGCTGGCATTGTCCTTCGGCCTCGGCAACCGCGATCTGGCGGGGGAAATCACGCGCGAGTGGTACGAGCGCTATCGTGCCGAACGTCGCGCCATCGATGCCGAAGCCGCGGCGGAAGAGGCGGAAGAGCTGGCCGAGGCGAGCTCGGAAGAGGCGGCGGAAGCCGCCGAGGAAGCCGAAGCGGCGGCCCGTGCGGCCCAGCGCGCGATGGCCCGGGCCGCCGCCAGGGCGACCACGTAGCCGGCGCGCGAATCGGGCGGGAACGCACCCGCGGAAACGCACCGGCGAACAGGGCGTCGCGCCCCGCCTGACCCCACCTGCCGTGCCGAAAATCCGCCGGTTTGCCCATGTGAATCGGGGCAAACCGGCGGTTAAATTTCATAGGTTCCACCCGGATTGGCCGCACCTTCTGCCCGTCGTGATATGACCGCACCGAACGCCCGCGAACGCATCCTGCCGCGCCTCATCGACGAGGAGGTCAAGGAATCGTTCATCAACTACTCCATGAGCGTCATCGTGTCGCGCGCCCTGCCGGACGTGCGGGATGGCCTCAAGCCCGTGCATCGGCGTGTGCTGTATGCGATGAACGAGCTCGGACTGTTGCCGGGGCGTCCGTACAAGAAGTCCGCGACGGTGGTCGGCGACGTGCTCGGCAAGTATCACCCGCACGGCGACAGCAGCGTGTACGACGCGCTGGTGCGCATGGTGCAGGACTTCTCGCTGCGGTATCCGCTGGTGGACGGTCAGGGCAACTTCGGCTCGATGGACGGCGACAGCGCCGCGGCGTATCGCTACACCGAAGCGCGTCTGACCCGCGCCGCGATCGAGATGCTCACCGACATCGACAAGAACACCGTCGATTTTGCGCCGAACTTCGACGACCGGCTCGAGGAACCCCGGGTGCTGCCCGCCGGGTTCCCCAGTCTGCTCGTGAACGGGTCGACCGGCATCGCCGTCGGCATGGCGACGAACATCCCGCCGCACAACATGCGCGAGGTCATCAGCGCCGTGGTGGCGCTGATCGACAATCCGGAGCTCACCGGCGCGGAGCTGCGCAAGTACGTGAAGGGACCCGACTTCCCGACCGGCGGATACATCTACGGCCGCGCGGGCATCGCCGACTACCAGGACACCGGCCGCGGGCGTATCATCATGCGCGCGCGCGCGGTCATCGAGGAGAAGGAGTCGAGCGGCAAGTCGCAGATCGTCGTGACCGAAGTGCCCTACCAGGTCAACAAGGCCAAGCTCGTGGCGGACATCGCCGAGCTGGTGCGCGAGCAGAAGCTCACGGGGATCTCTGCCCTGCGCGACGAGTCCGACAAGGACGGCGTGCGTGTCGTGATCGAACTCAAGCGCGATGCGATTCCACGCGTGGTGCTGAACCAGCTGTACAAGCACACCGCGATGCAGAGCACGTTCGGGGTGATCATGCTGGCGCTGGTGCCCGATCCGCACACGCGTCAGCTCGTGCCCAAGGTGCTCACCCTCCGGCAGTGCCTCGATCACTACATCGGGCACCGTCATGAAGTGATCGTGCGGCGCACCCAGTTCGATCTCGACAAGGCACTCGACCGCGAACACATCCTCGAAGGCCTCAAGATCGCCGTCGACAACATCGACGAGGTGATCGCGCTCATCCGCGCGGCCGAGGACACCCCGACGGCCAGTCTGCAGCTCCAGGCGCGGTTCGGGCTGTCGGAGCGTCAGGCCGAGGCCATCCTCAACCTGCGGCTCGCCAAGCTCACCGGTCTCGAGCGCGACAAGCTCGAGGAGGAGCTGCGTGAGGTGCGCACGTTCATCGTGGAGCTGCGCGGCATCCTCGAGTCGAAGCCGCGCCGCATGGATATTCTCAAGGGCGAACTGCTCAAGGTCTCGGAGACGTACGGCGACGAACGGCGCACGGAGATCGTCAGCGACGAAGGGGAGTTCTCCATCGAGGACCTGATCGCCGAGGAGGAGATGGTCGTGACCATCACCCACGGCGGGTACATCAAGCGCACGCCGCTGTCGCTGTACAACCGGCAGGGGCGGGGCGGTCGCGGCAAGGCCAGCGCCGACCTGAAGGAGAACGATTTCATCGAGCACTTCTACGTGGCGAGTACGCACACGTACATGCTCATCTTCACCGATGACGGGCGCTGTTTCTGGCTCAAGGTGCACGAACTGCCGCAGGCCGGACGCAACACGCGCGGCAAGCCGATCGTGAACCTGATCAATGTGACGCCGGATACACGCATCCGGTCCATCGTGGTCACCAAGGAGTTCTCGGACACGGAATTCCTGCTGTTCTGCACCCGGAACGGCACCGTCAAGAAGACGGCGCTGTCGCAGTACTCGAACCCGCGGGTGAATGGCATCAAGGCCATCAAGATCGAGCAGGACGACGAGCTGATGGACGTGCAGGTGACGAGTGGCAACAACGACGTGGTGCTGGCCACCCGTCACGGGCTCTCCGTGCGGTTCCACGAGAGCGATGTGCGCGAAATGGGCCGCGATACCACCGGGGTGAAGGGAATCGAGCTCCGTCCGTCCGACCAATTGGTGGGGATGGTCGTGATCAAGCGCGAGGCCACGCTGCTGGTGGTGACCGAGCGTGGGTTGGGCAAGTGCAGCGAGGTGAGCGAGTACCGCGTGCAGAAGCGCGGGGGCAAGGGCATTCTCACGCTCAACCGCACCGCCAAGACGGGCGACGTGGTGGCGCTGATGGAGGTCGTGCCCGAGGACGAGCTCATGCTGATGACCCGCCAGGGCATCGCCATCCGCAGCAAGGTGAGCGAGATCCGCGTGACCGGCCGGGCGGCCCAGGGCGTGAAGCTGGTGGCCCTCGACGATCAGGACGTGGTGTCGGCGGTGGCCCGGGTCATCCCCGACGAGAAGGAAAACGAAGGCGAGGAAGGCGACACGCCGGTGGAGCTGGGTGGTGACGGCGAGTAGGACGCCGTCGTCGCAGGTAAACGTGGTCGACAGGTGATCGTCACGTGATCGACATGCGGTTCACGTGGTCGCACGTGGTCGCGTGAACGTCAGGGCGTGCGCATCCGGCGCACGCCGACCTTTCGAGGAGCGGGAATGGCGACGTCGCGCATTCTGGTAGCCGACGACGACGAAGCAGTTCTTCAGTCCGTGACCTGGTTGCTCCAGGAGAACGGATATGATGTCATTCCCGCCAATGGGGGGAACGCCTGTCTCGAGCAACTCGAGCGGCGTTCACCGGATCTGCTGCTGCTCGACATCCTGATGCCCGACGCCGATGGCTGTCAGCTGCTCGAGCGGATCAAGGGCGAGGAGCGCTGGCGCGATCTGCCGGTGCTGATGCTCTCCGCGCAGCCGCCGGAGGAAGCGTCGGTGAAGTCCCTGGGACTGGGGGCGGCGGATTTCATCCGGAAGCCGTATCGACCCAAGGAACTGCTGGCCCGCGTCCAGGCCCAGCTGCGCATGGGGGCGTTGCTGCGGTCCACGCGCATGGCCCTGCTGCGCACCGAGGAAGCACTGGCCCGCGCCCAGCAGGACGCCGACAGCCGGCGCAAGCTGGTGGACATCCTGCACGAAGTCACCGGCGACCTGTCGGTGAACGAGCTGTTTCATCTGCTCGTGCGCCGCGCGGCCCGGGCGCTCAATGTGTCGCACTGCTCGGTGGTGCTGGCGCGTCCGGGCGACGCGCAGGCCGTGGTGGTGGCGGCCTTCGAGAATCCCGGCCTGCAGCATCTCTCGGTGCAACTCGAGCGGTATCCCGAGATCCGGGCGGCGCTCGAGAGCGGGCAGCCCGTGCTGGTCGAGGATCTGGAAACGCATCCGCTGTACGAGGGTGTGCGACAGGTGTGGGGCATCGAAGGGATCGAAGTGTCGATCCGCTCGGTGATCGCGCTGCCGTTCTCCATCGATCGTGGGCAGTACGGCGTGTTTCTCGTGCGTCGCACGCGGGAGCAGGAACGTTTCGGGCCGGCCGATCTCGAATTTGCCCAGGCCGTCATCACGGCGGCGGTGGCCGTGATCCAGCGCGCGCAGATGGTGGAGAGCACCATGGCCGACAATGCCCGTCTCGAACAGCTCGCGCAGACCGATCCCCTCACGCAATTGCTGAACCGGCGGGCCCTGACGGAACGCATCACGGCGGAGATGGAGCGTGCGCTGCGCTACGATTCCACGCTGGCGCTGCTCATGATCGATCTCGATCACTTCAAGAAGGTGAACGACACCTACGGGCATCTCGTGGGCGACGATGTGCTCCGCGATGTGGGGCAGCTGCTCAATCAGACCATCCGCGGCAGCGACATCACGGCGCGGTATGGCGGCGAGGAATTCCTCGTGTTGTTGCCCGAAACCGACGACGGGGGCGCGGTGGCGTTTGCGGAACGGATCCGTGCCGCGGTGGAGGAACATCCCTTCGCCAGGGATTCGATGAACGAACCGCTGCGCCTGACGGCGTCGGTGGGCGTGGCGGTGTTTCCGGCCGCGCGCATCGAAAACGTGGAAGATCTCTTTGCCCGGGCCGATGCGGCGCTCTATCGCGCAAAAGCCGAAGGACGCAACCGCGTGCGGATGTAACTCCGGGCGGATCAGGGCAGGGGCATGCTTGCTGCGACGCCGCCCGGCCGCTCGAGTTCGAAGACGGTCACGCTGAGATGGTCCACCGGGATGTCGAACATCTGCGTGTAGGGAATGCCGCGGAGCTTGCATAGCGCCGCACGAATCCAGCCCGCATGCGACACCACCACCACCGTGTCACAGGGCAGCGTACCAAACGTCTCCAGCGCGCTTTCCATGCGCGCCACCAGATCGGCCACCGTCTCCCCGCCGGGCGGTGCATGCCGGGTCCACTGGGCCATCCATTCGCGCAGGGCCGCTCCTTCGGTGACCTCGAGTTCGTGCCAGTTGCGTCCGTCCCAGTTGCCGAAGTGCATCTCACGCAGGCGCGGGTCGGTGAGAAGTGGCAGATCGAATCGGGTGGCGATGGCGAGCGCCGTCTCGTGGGCCCGCTGCAGGTCGCTGGTGACCACCATCGCGTCGGTCGGTTCATCATCCAGCGTCTGCAACGTATTGGCGAGCGCGTGCGCCAGGCCGCCGTTGGGCGCCGTGAGGGCCGTCAACGACATCCGCCCGCGTTCCGACAACGCGAGATCGGTGTGCCCGATGCAGCGTCCGTCGGCATGCGCAGCCTCCGCATGTCGAACGAAGATCAGACGCAGAGGATGTGCCGCGTCCCCGGACAGCCGCTCGATCATCGTCTCATGGCGTGAAGAGTCCCCGTATGGGAGCCGCGGCCAGTATCAGGTAGACACCGAGCTCCACAAGCTGATTGACGGCACCGAGCGTGTCCCCGGTGATTCCTCCGATACGTTGGCGGAAATAGCGTCCGGAAACGGTCGTCAGCAAGAGTGCGATCAGAAGCGGGATCCAGGCAATGGCGCCGAGACAGAGAAAGACGAGGAACACGGTCTGGATCGTGGCTGTGGTCACACGCCCGATTCCCACTCCGTCCACGAAGGGTTTGCCGGCGCTGCTGCGTTCCGTGCTGCTGGGAGGCCGCACGTAGGGCAGTGCGGCCATGAGCCATATGCTGCTGCAGCGTCCGAGCACATGCGCGGAGACGAGCGCGCTGGCGACGAGTGGCAGGCCATGCCACGGGCGTCCGGAGGCGATGGGCGTGGTGGCCAGATCGGCGAGCAGGGCGCACTTCATGATCACCACCAGAATCATGCCGACGAGAGCGTAGGAACCCACGCGGCTGTCCTTCATGATGGCCAGCACCTGCTCGACACTCCAGCCGCCGCCGAATCCATCGAACGCATCGGCCAGCGCGTCTTCGTGGAAGGCGCCGGTGAGACGCACGGTGATCATCGTGGCCAGCAGCGCCGCGACGAAGGGCGACCACCATCGCTGGGCCAGCAGCAGCCCGGCGGCTCCCGTTGCGCCCACCACCGCGCCCACGAGCGGAAACCAGACCGCCGAACGCGGCAGGTCGGTCAGATCGTGTGTGATCCAGCGCCCCAGCGGGATACGGGTCATGAAGGTGAAGGCGGCCGCGAAGGCCCGCAGTTCGGCGCGGACGCTCCCGTGTGGGCGTTCTGGTGTTCCACTCGTTTCCCGGCTCATGGCGACGTCGCTCCGGGGGTAGCTCCATGTGCGGCCTCATGGTCGCCCGTGGAGACGCCGGCCTCGCTGAATGTGGCCATGTCGGTCATGATCGCCGCCGCCGATCGCAGCAGCGGTACGGCCAGAGCCGCACCGGTGCCCTCACCCAGACGCATATCGAGATCGAGCAGGGGACGCAGCGTTCGGCCGGCCAGCATGGACAGCGCGTCGATCGCGAGGGCGTGACCGGTCTCCGTCGATCGATGGGAGAGAAAGATCTGATCCATGAGCGCCGTCGCACGCCCGTCCATATGCGCACTGTCATGTTCACCGTCATGCGCATCGCCGGCGGTTTCCCGGTCGATGCAGATCGCGGCCAGCACCGACACGGTGGAAATGAATCCATCCGCGAGAATGACGACGGGATGCCGTTTCGCCGCGAGTGCCGCGCCGGCCATGGCCGCCAGCTCGAGTCCGCCGAGTCGACGCAGACATTCGCGTGCACTGATGGCACGATCGTCGATCGTGGTGCGTGTCCCATGCCGTGCGAGGGCGCCATCGACGACCGCGCGTTTGTGTGCCAAGGTCTCCCCATGCACTCCCGTGCCCGAACCGACGGTCCGGCTGCTCGGCTGTCCGGTGAGCACCGACAGCAACGCCGCGGCGGCCGTGGTGTTGCCGATGCCCATTTCACCCAGGCCGATCACATCCACGCCGGCCCGCACCGCCCGCTGTACGGCTTCGGCGCCCACCGCGAGCGCGGCGTCCAGTTCCCCGGCGCTGAGTGCCCCCTCGTGCAGCAGATTGCGCGAGCCGCGTCGTACTCTGGCGTGCTGGATGTCCATGTCCGCCGGCAGGTCGGCATCGACACCGACGTCGATCACTTCCACATCGAGCGCGTTGGCGCGGGCCAGCACATTGATGGCTGCTCCGCCACGCGCGAAGTTGCGCATCATCTCGGCGGTCACGGCGCGTGGATAGGCACTCACGCCCTCTGCGGTGACTCCATGATCGGCCCCGAAGACGCAGATGCGTGCGGCTTCGATACGCGGGGAGAGTGTCTGCTGAAGCCGCGCGAGACGTACGGCAGTGGATTCGAGCACCCCGAGTGCACCGAGCGGCTTGGTCTTGCCGTCGATGGCATGTTGCGCGGTCGCTTCCGTCACCGGCGCCTCCGCGCGCTCCGCGGACAGGAATTCGGGCAGTCCGTCGGCGTTCAGCGTGCAGACGATCCACCAGGCCTCGGCGTTGTGCTGGCGGATGGACCAGAAGTCCAACGGAGAATGCCGGAGCGCGTCCAGCAGAATCACCCGATTGATGTGACCATGCGCCGAGACGAGCACGGACTGGCCCGGATGTGCCGCCGTGATGCGCGCGAGGGCCCGGTGGGCGCGCGTACGCATCGCGGCCAGGGACTCTCCCTCGGGAAACGTCATCGACCAGGGGTCGAGCTGCCACTGCCGATGCGCACCCGGCGGCCACTCGGATGGTGTCGTACCCTGCCACGATCCGTAGTCGAGTTCGACGAGATCGTCGTCCTCGACGATGACCGTGGCATGTTCATCGACGCGGGCATCCATCAGCATCTGCGCTGCCCGCCACGATCGTGTGAGCGGCGAGGTGTACGCTGCCGACAGTTGCCGCAACACCCCGCTGGCTTCGAGACGGGCGGCGAGACGGCGGATCTGCATCTCGCCGCGCGCACTCATTGGCACATCGAGACGTCCCTGACAGCGGCCCGCGGCGTTGTGGGCGGTCTCACCGTGCCGCACGAGCAGAATGCGCGTGCCGGACTCCGCCACGCGCGGCGATGCACTCACAGTTCGATGCCCGGTTGTGCGGGGACGCCTTTCTCCCGGTAGGGATGTTTCACCAGATGCATCTCCGTGACGAGATCGGCGAGCTCAATGAGTGCCGGTGATGCATTGCGGCCGGTGACGACGACATGCATCCACGACGGCCGCCGGCGCAGCACATCGAGCACCTTCGTCTCGTCCAGCCAGCCATACGTGAGACAGTAGGTGAGCTCGTCAAGGATGAGGATGTCGAACGCCTGCGACTCGATCACCTCCTGCACACGCTGCCAGCCCTTTTCGGCCAGCGCGCGGTCGGCGTCGATGTTGTCGGAGAGCCAGGTGAATCCGTCGCCCAGGGGCACGATGTCGATGCCCAGTTCCTCGGCGGCAATGTGTTCGCCGTATCGCGTTTCCGCGCTCTTGATGAACTGGAACATGCCGATGGAAAAATCGTAACCGGCGGCACGCACGAGAATGCCAAGGGCCGCCGTGGACTTGCCTTTGCCGTTGCCGGTGTTGACGATCAGCAGGCCTTTGCGTGTGGCGCGATCGGTGCTCATACGTCGATGCCTCCCTGGGCCTTGATTCCCTGCTCCCGCAGCGGGTGCTTGACGACCTGCATGTCGGTGACGAGATCGGCGGCGTCGATGAGTGCCTGCGACGCATCGCGGCCGGTGATCACCACGTGAGTTCCGGCCGGACGCTCCTGCAGGGCGCGGATCACCGCGGCCTCGTCCAGCCATCCCCACTTGAGCGGCAGGGTGAGTTCGTCGAGAAGGAGCACGTCGTACGTTCCGGCGGCGAGATGCTGCGCACACAGGTCCCAACCGGCACGGGCGCGACTGGTGTCGTCGGTGACATCGGCGCGATCGAGTGTGCATCCGGCGCCGAGTGCAACCATGTCGATTCCGAGCCTGCGTGCGATGCGGTGCTCGCCGGTGTTGTTGAGTCGCTTCACGAACTGGTACATGGCGACACTCATGTCGCGTCCGTAGGCGCGTAGCATGAGACCCAGGGCCGCGGTGGTTTTGCCCTTGCCATGCCCGGTGTTCACGATGAGCAGGCCGTGGCGATCCTTGCGCGGCGGCACGCGGTACGCACCCGGCCGTTTCTGCTTCGGTGTTGGCACCTTGCGGCCATTGGCGGCCACGGCCGTCTTGGGTGCGGCGAGTGGGTCGGTGCGGGGTTCCAGTTCGTCCTGTTCGGTGGAATCGAGATCGGTCATGGCTGGCTCGTCATGAGGGTGGAACGGAGATGCGCGAACGCATCGATCAGGGTGTCGTTTTCTTCCGGGCGTCGGGCGGCGATGCGCACCTGACTGGCGAGTCCGAACGACGTGCCATCGCGTACGAGCAGGCCGTGGTGCTCCAACAGCCAGTTCCGGACACGCGTGGCATCGCCGCAGGACACGAGCAGATAGTGCGTGTCGGAGGGAGGTACCTCGAAGTCCTGTTCCATGAGCGCGTGGCGGATGCGTGCCGCCTCGTTGCGAAGTCGCGTCGTGGTGGTGTGAGCATGTGCACGCGCTTCGGACGACAGCGCGGCGATCGCCGCCGCCTGCGCCGCGCCCGATGCAGCCCAGGGAACGCGTGCACGCTCGATGGCCTCCGTCACATCGGGCGGAGCAATCGCAAAGGCGACGCGCACATTGGCGATCGCGTGCTCCTTGGTCATCGACCGCAGATGCACCACATGTGCATGACCGGCCAGCGCCGGAGTACCGAGTGGCTGTGCGGTGAAACCATCGTAGGCCTGGTCGAGCATCAGGAGCGCATCGACCGCCGCGCAGGCATCGGCGAGGTCGTG harbors:
- the cobO gene encoding cob(I)yrinic acid a,c-diamide adenosyltransferase, producing the protein MTDLDSTEQDELEPRTDPLAAPKTAVAANGRKVPTPKQKRPGAYRVPPRKDRHGLLIVNTGHGKGKTTAALGLMLRAYGRDMSVAMYQFVKRLNNTGEHRIARRLGIDMVALGAGCTLDRADVTDDTSRARAGWDLCAQHLAAGTYDVLLLDELTLPLKWGWLDEAAVIRALQERPAGTHVVITGRDASQALIDAADLVTDMQVVKHPLREQGIKAQGGIDV
- the gyrA gene encoding DNA gyrase subunit A, which produces MTAPNARERILPRLIDEEVKESFINYSMSVIVSRALPDVRDGLKPVHRRVLYAMNELGLLPGRPYKKSATVVGDVLGKYHPHGDSSVYDALVRMVQDFSLRYPLVDGQGNFGSMDGDSAAAYRYTEARLTRAAIEMLTDIDKNTVDFAPNFDDRLEEPRVLPAGFPSLLVNGSTGIAVGMATNIPPHNMREVISAVVALIDNPELTGAELRKYVKGPDFPTGGYIYGRAGIADYQDTGRGRIIMRARAVIEEKESSGKSQIVVTEVPYQVNKAKLVADIAELVREQKLTGISALRDESDKDGVRVVIELKRDAIPRVVLNQLYKHTAMQSTFGVIMLALVPDPHTRQLVPKVLTLRQCLDHYIGHRHEVIVRRTQFDLDKALDREHILEGLKIAVDNIDEVIALIRAAEDTPTASLQLQARFGLSERQAEAILNLRLAKLTGLERDKLEEELREVRTFIVELRGILESKPRRMDILKGELLKVSETYGDERRTEIVSDEGEFSIEDLIAEEEMVVTITHGGYIKRTPLSLYNRQGRGGRGKASADLKENDFIEHFYVASTHTYMLIFTDDGRCFWLKVHELPQAGRNTRGKPIVNLINVTPDTRIRSIVVTKEFSDTEFLLFCTRNGTVKKTALSQYSNPRVNGIKAIKIEQDDELMDVQVTSGNNDVVLATRHGLSVRFHESDVREMGRDTTGVKGIELRPSDQLVGMVVIKREATLLVVTERGLGKCSEVSEYRVQKRGGKGILTLNRTAKTGDVVALMEVVPEDELMLMTRQGIAIRSKVSEIRVTGRAAQGVKLVALDDQDVVSAVARVIPDEKENEGEEGDTPVELGGDGE
- a CDS encoding adenosylcobinamide-GDP ribazoletransferase; translated protein: MSRETSGTPERPHGSVRAELRAFAAAFTFMTRIPLGRWITHDLTDLPRSAVWFPLVGAVVGATGAAGLLLAQRWWSPFVAALLATMITVRLTGAFHEDALADAFDGFGGGWSVEQVLAIMKDSRVGSYALVGMILVVIMKCALLADLATTPIASGRPWHGLPLVASALVSAHVLGRCSSIWLMAALPYVRPPSSTERSSAGKPFVDGVGIGRVTTATIQTVFLVFLCLGAIAWIPLLIALLLTTVSGRYFRQRIGGITGDTLGAVNQLVELGVYLILAAAPIRGLFTP
- a CDS encoding histidine phosphatase family protein; the protein is MIERLSGDAAHPLRLIFVRHAEAAHADGRCIGHTDLALSERGRMSLTALTAPNGGLAHALANTLQTLDDEPTDAMVVTSDLQRAHETALAIATRFDLPLLTDPRLREMHFGNWDGRNWHELEVTEGAALREWMAQWTRHAPPGGETVADLVARMESALETFGTLPCDTVVVVSHAGWIRAALCKLRGIPYTQMFDIPVDHLSVTVFELERPGGVAASMPLP
- a CDS encoding aminotransferase class I/II-fold pyridoxal phosphate-dependent enzyme; amino-acid sequence: MPRPRPEILHTPAAMHGGQAALSSTAPSPMASSPMALPPIATIDFSVCLNAFGPAANVRAAIAACAVDEYPDPTSRAARAAAATHWHRPIEEIVLGAGSVELIQATCFAYVRPGDAVLVATPCFAEYARAAALCGATVKSSTSLDELRRQIEPGVRMVFVASPSSPMGLQMSPSVLHDLADACAAVDALLMLDQAYDGFTAQPLGTPALAGHAHVVHLRSMTKEHAIANVRVAFAIAPPDVTEAIERARVPWAASGAAQAAAIAALSSEARAHAHTTTTRLRNEAARIRHALMEQDFEVPPSDTHYLLVSCGDATRVRNWLLEHHGLLVRDGTSFGLASQVRIAARRPEENDTLIDAFAHLRSTLMTSQP
- the cobT gene encoding nicotinate-nucleotide--dimethylbenzimidazole phosphoribosyltransferase — encoded protein: MSASPRVAESGTRILLVRHGETAHNAAGRCQGRLDVPMSARGEMQIRRLAARLEASGVLRQLSAAYTSPLTRSWRAAQMLMDARVDEHATVIVEDDDLVELDYGSWQGTTPSEWPPGAHRQWQLDPWSMTFPEGESLAAMRTRAHRALARITAAHPGQSVLVSAHGHINRVILLDALRHSPLDFWSIRQHNAEAWWIVCTLNADGLPEFLSAERAEAPVTEATAQHAIDGKTKPLGALGVLESTAVRLARLQQTLSPRIEAARICVFGADHGVTAEGVSAYPRAVTAEMMRNFARGGAAINVLARANALDVEVIDVGVDADLPADMDIQHARVRRGSRNLLHEGALSAGELDAALAVGAEAVQRAVRAGVDVIGLGEMGIGNTTAAAALLSVLTGQPSSRTVGSGTGVHGETLAHKRAVVDGALARHGTRTTIDDRAISARECLRRLGGLELAAMAGAALAAKRHPVVILADGFISTVSVLAAICIDRETAGDAHDGEHDSAHMDGRATALMDQIFLSHRSTETGHALAIDALSMLAGRTLRPLLDLDMRLGEGTGAALAVPLLRSAAAIMTDMATFSEAGVSTGDHEAAHGATPGATSP
- a CDS encoding diguanylate cyclase → MATSRILVADDDEAVLQSVTWLLQENGYDVIPANGGNACLEQLERRSPDLLLLDILMPDADGCQLLERIKGEERWRDLPVLMLSAQPPEEASVKSLGLGAADFIRKPYRPKELLARVQAQLRMGALLRSTRMALLRTEEALARAQQDADSRRKLVDILHEVTGDLSVNELFHLLVRRAARALNVSHCSVVLARPGDAQAVVVAAFENPGLQHLSVQLERYPEIRAALESGQPVLVEDLETHPLYEGVRQVWGIEGIEVSIRSVIALPFSIDRGQYGVFLVRRTREQERFGPADLEFAQAVITAAVAVIQRAQMVESTMADNARLEQLAQTDPLTQLLNRRALTERITAEMERALRYDSTLALLMIDLDHFKKVNDTYGHLVGDDVLRDVGQLLNQTIRGSDITARYGGEEFLVLLPETDDGGAVAFAERIRAAVEEHPFARDSMNEPLRLTASVGVAVFPAARIENVEDLFARADAALYRAKAEGRNRVRM
- the cobO gene encoding cob(I)yrinic acid a,c-diamide adenosyltransferase produces the protein MSTDRATRKGLLIVNTGNGKGKSTAALGILVRAAGYDFSIGMFQFIKSAETRYGEHIAAEELGIDIVPLGDGFTWLSDNIDADRALAEKGWQRVQEVIESQAFDILILDELTYCLTYGWLDETKVLDVLRRRPSWMHVVVTGRNASPALIELADLVTEMHLVKHPYREKGVPAQPGIEL